TGAAAGCGATGAGGTCATTTCACGTTTCCCTTTTCACAAGCTGCTGTTGCGTGAATATGACCAGAGCGCAGAGCTTTCATCCTTCTTATTCACGTTTGATTCTGCAATCATCTTTAATAACACAGATTTATCTTCCACATGCACTTCCCCTAAATCTGGATGAGATCATGTTGAAGAGGGTTAAAATAAGATCAAGCACGCACTGATGCTGGGGTCGGTATCACATTtttagtctcttctgctcagcacggctgcttttatttgatcaaaaatacagtaaaacagtgaaatattattctaatgtaaatcatctgttttctgtgtgaatctgtgttaaagtgtaatgtatttctgtgatgctccgctgtattttcagcatcattcctccagtcttcagtgtcacatgatcttcagaaatcagaataatatgatgatttactgctcaagaaacatttctgattattatcaatgttgaacacagttgtgctgcacagtatttctgtggaaaccgtgatatattttatttttcaggattcacagatgaacagaaagttcaaaagaacagcatttatttaaatcagaaattttctaacataataaatgtctttactgtcacttttgatcaatttaatgcatccttgatgaatacaaCTAGTCATTTATTTGCTAATATAGCAATTCTGTCTGCTCCAGGAAGGAAATAAATATGCAAGAGAAGCTAATCattcatgtgagtgtgtgtgtgtgagtgtgtgtgtgtgtgtgtgtgtgtgtgaatgacgcTGAACTTCTTCTTTTAACAAAACCAGCTCAAAAGTCACGTTTTGTCTGGAGTCCTGATGACACTGATGTGTGTTTCAGCTCAAACACAGACGTTTCATAAAAGACGATCATCATGTGTCTCAgataataactttatttaaataatctattTTACAATTCATCACCTATACTCTTTCACACTGTATGATCTATAATATTTACAAgaatattttacaagaaaaacaTTTGCTAGAGAGAAGTCAAAGTGAAAGTGTTTGTCCAGAATGTGTTGTGTGAAGGGAATCGATCACCAGCGTCTCTTCCAGAGGACAATCATTGCCACAAAACACACCAGTGTCTGAAAAATCTCGATAATGTCTCAAATATGATCTCAGTCAATTCTCTTCAGATGAGCCGAGCTGCTCATGCATTTCTCAGACGTACACTCGTGTGACACAGAGCTGATCTCCTGATCTCCGTCTGTTTGCAGTCGCTCCGCTCATTTCTCAGGCACTTTGTTGATGACTTTCTTCTTGCGGATGGACACCAGGTCATAGAAGGGGTCTTTAGTAATGCTGGCcctgtggacacacacacacacacacacacacacacacacgtgtcagaCGAGTCCGGTGCGCTCAGACGGCGCTGGAGAGGTGTGTGTGTTCGTACCTGATGGACTCGATCCACTCGTCTCGCTCCTCGGCTGAAGCAGCACAGATGGTGTACGACTGATGCTTCCCTTCCACCACACGTCCATCCGTCTCCGTCTTACACGCCTTGATCTTCTGACCCCGGCTGTTGGGGTTATACAGCTCCAAACAATACTAcacacaggtcaaaggtcacaggtCAAGCAGTGAGCCACATCACTCTCTACATAGACAGCTGTCTTCTTAGGGAGCATCCTAACAGCAGTGAGTCTGGAGTTTGTGTTTCTCACCATCTACTAGCTCAAATAGTCAACTTTTAATtagactgaattttttttttttttttttttgctagtgaTACTGTGATAGAGTTTTCTTTTCAAGGTGTAcatcacattcatttttttttcatgatgcatgcatatatttcacacccaatttatttattcatactgACTTTTCATGAGGCTTGTATTTATTCAATGCCTAAATTTAACTCTCCCTTTATTTATTCAGTGCAACATTCaacacatttaataaatttatttatttaatttatagtcaCTCTGTTAAATCACTCTGTTCTCAATGTATATAACATCAACTAAGGGGAGTTTATTGTAAAGTGGTACTAATATTTCTAAGTAAGTTCATTCTGTGTGGTTTGTGTCCACTGTTTAAAGCAGCGTTCTCATTGCTAGAGTTTAGGGTAGTAACACATCTCACCGGTTTGCGTGGAAACATGACTTCCCTCACACACAGGTTCTCCAGAGGAATGATTCCTCGCGGCTCTTTGtcctgaacacaaacacacatcagtcCTGATCTACACAGCTTCATGCTTTCAGAGAGACGGCTGCTGTTCTTACCGTGGTATATTCAAAGTAATACAGACAGTTATCGGTCAGGATGAACCAGCGTCTCTTCCACGTCTTCACACGGCCGCCTGTCGACAGATAACACATATCACAGTCTGAGCATCTACTTGACACGAGGACAGTGAACACAAAGTATGCAACTGATAGACTTGTGTGATTGTGTTATCCGCAGTGCAGACTCTGAGCGGTGTTTTACCCAGTTTGAGCAGCCATCCCTCTCGGTCCGGGTTGAAGAAGGTGTGCGTCAGATCGTTCCCATCATCCTCGGGGATTTTGAAGGGTTCGTTGTGTATGCTGTGGTACAGGTTCTGTTGATGCAAAGAAACACACATCGAAACCCTGACCTTCCTGTTATCACATGCACACATCATCTTTCATGGAAATGCAcatattcattcaataaatgcaactACATTAGAATAGTACGACACAATGGGGCTGTCACCAGTCGAATTAAATCAGTATTACCACTTTGCACTGCATGTGTGGCAGAGAAACTGCATTTAGAGCAGGATTTAGATGTGTTGAATGCAGCTCGGATATgtaatgaatgcatttacactaaCTGCATAAATAATGAAtgtgttaaacataaaatatacttgaattaGTAAAACTGTCCATGCTGACAATACTGTGTGTAAAATGAATGCCACTTAATATCAGCAATTAGCTTGAACATAAcattaccttttatttatttattatatactgtagcaTAGAGTTTGTAAATTAGAAGAAAGATGAGCATCTGGATCAAGCCTGTGCTGTTATTTCAGAACAGGTCTTTCCGAACTGAAACCGGATGTGTCATGTGACCAGCGAGGCTGATTGTGATTGGCTGCTCACCGTCAGAAGCTCGTTGGGTAGGTCTTGTCCGTTGTTAATGCCGCGGTTCATGCTGATGAATCTCTCGAGCGAGGTCTTGTCCTTCACGTTGGGATTGTGCAGACTCGTGTTCAACATGATGATGGCAAACGACAGGATGTAACACGTGTCTGACGatcacaataataacaacaaattattTGTCATTCACTCAAAATCAGGCTTAAATTGAATATTTACGCATTTCAAGTGCATACAAAATATCCATTTAGATTAAGCATATTGTGATGCATACTGTACAGtctatttgtcattttattaacttattgcattaattagattttatttacataataatattttcaatggAATTCCTTAGAAACAGCATAACCCATAtagctaaatataattttgtggccaaaatatatttacaatatatgccGAATATATGTTGTTAACAGTTAACAGAACTAAGTTTTTTCCAGAATTATAAAATTTTCTGAATTAATTTTTGGATCTAATTTTCTGAATATTCTAATGTGAcaaatgtgaatttattttaatatagttcaaaatatatttgtatattttaacttttaaaatttatattttttaaaatgtgcaaaaaatatgtatttttagaaaatatatttacgcACATGtattttgaagttaaaaaaaaatatta
This genomic window from Carassius gibelio isolate Cgi1373 ecotype wild population from Czech Republic chromosome A6, carGib1.2-hapl.c, whole genome shotgun sequence contains:
- the LOC128015293 gene encoding cytohesin-4-like isoform X2 yields the protein MEIERLKMHKQILLEDIEKLKNQIENVMADIQDFKSAEDNKTLEREKRFCSGKKKFNMDPKKGIKYLVDNELLDWKPERVAEFLYKEEGLNKTAIGDFLGEREDMHLQILKAFVELHEFSDLNLVQALRQFLWSFRLPGEAQKIDRMMEAFATRYCNCNANVFQSTDTCYILSFAIIMLNTSLHNPNVKDKTSLERFISMNRGINNGQDLPNELLTNLYHSIHNEPFKIPEDDGNDLTHTFFNPDREGWLLKLGGRVKTWKRRWFILTDNCLYYFEYTTDKEPRGIIPLENLCVREVMFPRKPYCLELYNPNSRGQKIKACKTETDGRVVEGKHQSYTICAASAEERDEWIESIRASITKDPFYDLVSIRKKKVINKVPEK
- the LOC128015293 gene encoding cytohesin-4-like isoform X1; translation: MTESCHTDLTAEEEMEIERLKMHKQILLEDIEKLKNQIENVMADIQDFKSAEDNKTLEREKRFCSGKKKFNMDPKKGIKYLVDNELLDWKPERVAEFLYKEEGLNKTAIGDFLGEREDMHLQILKAFVELHEFSDLNLVQALRQFLWSFRLPGEAQKIDRMMEAFATRYCNCNANVFQSTDTCYILSFAIIMLNTSLHNPNVKDKTSLERFISMNRGINNGQDLPNELLTNLYHSIHNEPFKIPEDDGNDLTHTFFNPDREGWLLKLGGRVKTWKRRWFILTDNCLYYFEYTTDKEPRGIIPLENLCVREVMFPRKPYCLELYNPNSRGQKIKACKTETDGRVVEGKHQSYTICAASAEERDEWIESIRASITKDPFYDLVSIRKKKVINKVPEK